The following are encoded together in the Bos mutus isolate GX-2022 chromosome 3, NWIPB_WYAK_1.1, whole genome shotgun sequence genome:
- the UBL4B gene encoding ubiquitin-like protein 4B, which translates to MFLTVKLLLGRRCSLKVSGQESVAMLKKLVSERLHVPEEQQHLLFRGQLLADDKQLSDYRIGPNASISMVMRPLEKPAPEDTRLPQPLWHHLGQVLAKHFGPQDTEAMLQLLRREHEECLQRISLGDLEQLARYLLTKEPLAQPTGERELEVLSPNKEEEKEAVQ; encoded by the coding sequence ATGTTCCTCACAGTCAAGCTGCTCCTGGGCCGGAGATGTAGCCTGAAGGTGTCAGGACAGGAGAGCGTGGCCATGCTGAAGAAGCTGGTGTCCGAGCGGCTGCATGTGCCGGAGGAGCAGCAGCACCTGCTCTTCCGCGGCCAGCTGCTGGCAGATGACAAGCAGCTCTCCGACTACCGCATTGGGCCCAACGCCTCCATCAGCATGGTCATGCGGCCCCTGGAGAAGCCGGCGCCTGAGGACACCCgcctgccccagcccctgtgGCACCACCTGGGCCAGGTCCTGGCCAAACACTTTGGGCCCCAGGACACTGAGGcaatgctgcagctgctgaggcGGGAGCACGAGGAGTGCCTGCAGAGGATAAGCCTGGGGGACCTGGAGCAGCTGGCGCGGTACCTCCTGACCAAGGAGCCACTCGCACAGCCCACTGGGGAGAGGGAGCTTGAGGTTCTGAGTCCCaataaggaagaggaaaaggaggctgTTCAGTAA